The Camelus bactrianus isolate YW-2024 breed Bactrian camel chromosome 11, ASM4877302v1, whole genome shotgun sequence genomic interval GAGATCCATATGAACCTCTGATGGGTCAGACATCAGATTGTAACTCATTAGCTCATTTTAACTCACTTGCTCATTAGCAAATAGCATTACTCTTCCAAAAGGCATCTCCTGAAGTGTATCTCCATCTGGAGACTGCCCTGGTCATGGTGTCTTCTTGGTATACTGCCTTCCCTCaggtaaaaataatttctaagccTTTTAAAGTCCATACAAGCAAAAACTATCCATCATGGGGGCTTGTTCTTTCCAGTAGTGTAAGATTCTAGATATGGATGCTAAGGTTTTACTACAAACACTTCTTTCCCTGATTGGGACGACCATCTCTAGGACTTATGCCAAATTGATTTTTGCCATATATTCTGATGTAGTAGCCACAAAATAACATAAAGCTGTTCTTAAAAATTACCCCTTTGAGTGATGTCAGCATCATGGCAGTGTGAGATATTCATTTTGTCTCTCCCCTTCAACCTACAACCAGTAAAACATCTGTAACTCAACACATCCTGTTTGCCCAACATACCAGAACCAGAGAGTTCCATATGTCTGTACATCTGAAGGTGGCTGGTCTGGAACACATAGAGGAGGCAGGACCAGAGGAACAGCTAAGAGTGGGTGACAGTGGATGAGAAAGAGCAATTTATGGGGGACAAACAGCTGGGCTTacctggaaaaaatatatttattctagATTTGTAAAATGATGGTGTGATTCTGATCTGAATCCAGATATAATGATATGTTTGTCTCAgtgatatgttttaaaaaatatgtattatcagTTCTTAGGACATTGAACTCAAGGAAGTAGAGTATTGTAGATAGCAGAACAGTAAAAATAGTCCTGCATAACCAAAAATCTTAAAGTAAAGGTAAATGAAATTTCTGGAACCAGGTTTAGAATTTTATCCCTTAAGGTTTTGTTTTCATGGTATATAGAGATGTTGAAATATGTATATGAAAGCAGGATTGAATACTGATACTAAATCAGGTGAGATTTGTTTGGGCAAAAGTCAGAAAGCATTGAAAAGGGGTTGGATGCTCAGGAGAGGTCCACTGCTGACCAGTGCTgatgaaataaagggaaaataccACAACTAGGGTAGAACTGTGCAGTCTGATCCTGTGGCAAGAATGGTTTGTCTACTCTTGGGTTTTGCTCttgtttgcatatttttattCCTCATGAACCAGAAGTAGAAACAATTAAAGCTTGGGTTTTAGTACTGTTCCTTTTTGAACTGGAGCTTTTAGAGCATTGATTCATTACTGCTTGGTAGAATAGGAGAGAAGATGTGACTGGATGTGTATATGCTGTTGTCATATTCTAGGCATGAGAGATCATGACCTAAACTGATGAACTCCCCCAGATCTAATGCTGTTTCCTCTCAATATCCTTGTCAGCTAATCTTTCTTGTCACTCTATTTATATTTCAGAATTAATTAATAGCAGTAGAAACTATTCAAGAAACAAGTTTGATGAGTTTAACAAAGGTAGAAAATGGCTCCATGGTGACAAACATGAAAGAACTCATTCTGAagagaaaccttatgaatgtaaTAAAAATGGGAATGGCCTCTCTCTTAATGAAGACTCTGCTCCGCATCagaaaattcaaattttgaaGCAACGTTTTGAATACAATGAATGTAGGAAAGCTTTCCATGAAAATTCACTCTCTGTTATTCAGAAGAAAACTTACACAGGACAGAACATCTGTGAGTACACTGAATGTGGAAAAAACTTCTGCAATATGCCATCTCTTACTGCTCACCAAAGAACACATCCAGCTGATAATCACTATGATTTTAATAAATGTGGAGGAAATTTCTTAGAGGAATCCATCCTCTTTGAACAGAGTGTTCACCCTTTGAAACAGAAGTCAGAATTCATTCAAATTCAGGGAACCCACTCAATTGACAATATAATTGAATATAATGAATATGGAAACTGTTTCAGTGAAAAgctaatttttggtgtacaacaGAGCATACACACAGGAGAAAAAACTTATGAATGTCATGAATGTGGAAAAACCTTCAACCAAAAATCAGCCCACACAAGACATCAGAGAACCCATACAGAGGAAAAATCCTGGGAATGTCATGAATGTGGGAAAACTTTCTATAAGAATTCATACCTCATtaaacatcagagaattcatacaggggagaaaccttatgaatgtCAGGAATGTGGGAGATCCTTCATTGAAAAGTCAATTCTCACCCAACATCATAGGACACACAAACGAAAGAAATCATATGAATGCCctgaatgtgggaaatccttcGCAAGTAATTCGGCCCTTACTCTACATGAGAAAAGACACACAGGGGAGAAGCCCAATGAGTGctgtgaatgtgggaaagcctttctCCGAAAATCAGACCTCATTATACACCAAAGAACTCACACAGGGGAAAAACCTTATGAATGTAACACATGTGGAAAATACTTCCGCCACAGGTCAGCCTTCACTTTGCATCAGAGAATACACACAGGAGAGAAATCCTTTATATGTAATGAATGTGGTAAATCCTTCTATGTGAAGTCATACCTCATTGTACATCAAAGAATTCACACAGGGGAAAGACCTTACGAATGTGACGAATGTGGGAAATCCTTCTCTGCGAAGTCAACtcttaataaacatttgaaaactcaTACAGGTGAGAAGCCCTATGCATGTATTGAATGTGGAAGATTTCTATGCAGCTTCAGGAGTTTCACACAGCATCAGAGgacacacacaggagagaaaccttttgaatgtaatgaatgtgggaaaaACTTTCGTCAGAAGTCATCCCTAACTGCGCATAAGAAAACTCACATAATacagaaaccctatgaatgtaatgAATGCGGAAAATCATTCTGTCTGAAGTCAAGACTCACTGTACATCATAGAATACACACAggggagaaaccctatgaatgtaatgTTTGTGGAAAATCATTCTATGTCAACTCAAAACTCACTGTACATCAGAGAACACATTTGAGGAGAAactctataaatataaatgaggGAAATCACTCTGGGTGAAGTCCAGAGTTTATAGAACAAAGAACACAAAGTGGAGAGtaaaatctattaatataatGATTTTGAGAACACCTTTGGTCAAAAATCAGTTCTCACAATACAGAGCAGAGAActtaaagaggaga includes:
- the LOC105072437 gene encoding uncharacterized protein LOC105072437; the protein is MPSLTAHQRTHPADNHYDFNKCGGNFLEESILFEQSVHPLKQKSEFIQIQGTHSIDNIIEYNEYGNCFSEKLIFGVQQSIHTGEKTYECHECGKTFNQKSAHTRHQRTHTEEKSWECHECGKTFYKNSYLIKHQRIHTGEKPYECQECGRSFIEKSILTQHHRTHKRKKSYECPECGKSFASNSALTLHEKRHTGEKPNECCECGKAFLRKSDLIIHQRTHTGEKPYECNTCGKYFRHRSAFTLHQRIHTGEKSFICNECGKSFYVKSYLIVHQRIHTGERPYECDECGKSFSAKSTLNKHLKTHTGEKPYACIECGRFLCSFRSFTQHQRTHTGEKPFECNECGKNFRQKSSLTAHKKTHIIQKPYECNECGKSFCLKSRLTVHHRIHTGEKPYECNVCGKSFYVNSKLTVHQRTHLRRNSININEGNHSG